The Paenibacillus tianjinensis genome has a window encoding:
- a CDS encoding methyl-accepting chemotaxis protein has product MSIFSKFRIPRLQTNMSLRTKLTLTFAVVLLAPVLAVSILSYQTAKTEISDQMNGGAKQNVELLNAVITQFTSAEIANTNYLSGLISSSVYTGPDATLQRGILDPFYKTHPMMSSIEFAAEDGYYRNVQGKEWAGEGDFREQEWFTAAMENSEVHVSSPYISAITGDFVIGLSKAVSDASGVVRTEVKIDELTAIADTVKIGKNGYALIVDNAQKLVFHPTLQSGEAVKAAWIGNLFAGDSGQFNFTADGEEESMSFVSNPMTGWKIGGVMYNKEFTEEARPILNHTLLVVSISVIIAGFLISFILIRLVRTLKIMLVTADTISNGDLSVRIPLTGKDELGLLSRSFNAMAENIHKSMNRIHGASLTLAASSQELSASAGQATHAAEHIAESAENIHVGANQQENLLVENHEVISSITERMNEIDSYVTQLDELTSQAGAISLAGSTGVQHVVNQMSAIQSSTEQQSLIIGGLNRQSHEISEIIKVIHEISSQTNLLALNASIEASRAGEHGRGFAVVAAEIRKLSEQTAQSTQSIRTLVDQIQTGTSAAVSSMKTTADEVRKGIEVVEESDHNFKSILQAVNPLAEMSSVLRGITSEIAEQSSRMASSLQNVIAIAGENSGGTQNVSAAIEEQLASMEQISASADHLSHTAEELSLIVESFKL; this is encoded by the coding sequence ATGTCTATTTTTTCGAAGTTCCGCATTCCCCGGCTGCAAACAAACATGTCGCTGCGCACCAAGCTTACTCTAACATTTGCTGTTGTATTGCTTGCTCCGGTGCTCGCTGTCAGTATTCTGTCATATCAAACAGCCAAAACAGAAATCAGCGATCAAATGAACGGCGGTGCGAAACAAAATGTTGAGCTATTGAACGCCGTAATCACTCAATTCACTTCAGCTGAAATCGCGAACACCAATTATTTGTCCGGTTTAATTAGCTCATCCGTGTATACCGGACCGGATGCCACGCTTCAAAGAGGCATTCTGGATCCGTTCTATAAGACACATCCGATGATGTCCAGTATCGAGTTTGCCGCCGAAGACGGCTATTACCGCAATGTTCAGGGGAAGGAATGGGCCGGCGAAGGCGACTTCCGCGAGCAAGAGTGGTTCACTGCCGCTATGGAGAACTCGGAGGTTCATGTATCCTCTCCTTACATATCCGCAATAACAGGTGACTTTGTTATCGGCTTGTCAAAGGCAGTGTCTGATGCCAGCGGTGTTGTGCGGACCGAAGTTAAGATCGATGAACTGACGGCAATTGCGGATACTGTCAAAATCGGCAAAAATGGTTACGCATTAATTGTTGATAATGCTCAAAAGCTGGTCTTCCACCCTACTCTTCAGAGCGGAGAAGCCGTCAAGGCAGCCTGGATCGGCAATCTCTTTGCCGGAGATAGCGGACAATTTAATTTCACTGCGGACGGTGAGGAGGAGTCCATGTCCTTCGTCTCTAATCCAATGACCGGTTGGAAAATCGGCGGTGTGATGTATAACAAGGAATTCACGGAGGAAGCCCGTCCTATCCTTAACCATACACTGCTTGTAGTGAGCATCTCCGTTATCATTGCCGGATTCCTGATCTCATTTATCCTCATCCGCCTGGTCCGGACACTCAAAATTATGCTCGTCACAGCGGATACGATCAGCAACGGGGATTTATCGGTGCGGATTCCGCTCACGGGCAAAGATGAACTCGGCCTCTTGAGCCGCAGTTTCAACGCTATGGCAGAGAATATCCACAAGAGCATGAACAGAATTCATGGTGCTTCCCTGACTCTGGCTGCCTCTTCACAGGAGCTGAGCGCAAGTGCCGGCCAAGCTACACATGCCGCCGAGCATATCGCGGAGTCAGCGGAGAATATCCATGTAGGTGCCAATCAGCAAGAAAATCTGCTCGTCGAGAATCATGAAGTGATCTCCTCTATTACGGAGCGGATGAATGAAATTGACAGCTATGTGACCCAACTGGACGAGCTCACGAGCCAAGCCGGGGCAATCTCGCTTGCCGGAAGCACCGGTGTGCAGCATGTCGTCAACCAGATGAGCGCTATTCAGAGCAGTACCGAACAGCAGTCGCTGATTATCGGGGGATTAAACAGACAATCGCATGAGATCAGTGAAATTATCAAGGTGATTCATGAAATCTCTTCGCAGACCAATCTGCTTGCACTGAATGCCAGCATTGAGGCGTCCCGCGCTGGTGAGCATGGCCGGGGATTCGCTGTTGTTGCCGCTGAGATCCGTAAATTATCTGAACAAACCGCCCAATCCACCCAGTCCATCAGAACGCTCGTTGATCAGATACAGACAGGGACTTCAGCTGCGGTATCCTCTATGAAAACAACAGCCGATGAGGTCCGCAAAGGCATTGAGGTTGTTGAAGAATCCGATCATAATTTCAAAAGTATTTTACAGGCTGTAAATCCACTGGCAGAAATGAGCAGCGTCCTGCGCGGTATTACTTCAGAGATTGCCGAACAGTCCTCACGGATGGCGTCGTCTCTTCAGAATGTCATCGCGATAGCCGGTGAGAACTCCGGCGGCACTCAGAACGTTTCCGCCGCCATCGAGGAGCAGCTTGCTTCGATGGAGCAGATCTCCGCTTCGGCTGACCATTTGTCCCATACAGCCGAGGAACTCTCTCTCATTGTGGAGAGCTTTAAGCTCTAA
- a CDS encoding DUF6612 family protein, which translates to MLNRWGKVLLVGVAVVLGLAGCAKDGTVKESPEQEVAVPTAEELIAKITEAGEGLSSFVQESQTWSNIHMAQSEKKDLQSSETNSTTEVVLSPLQMHQASRIKLSGKGEQLIEQYYTDNRLFISMDGHWREMPKDISGNIGGIVLQSASPRERMEQLKTILPYLKVTEEGDDYVLSARASGDQMKDFTAYYRVQYSSVELPDQEISAVKSMSTTYCVNKQTYLPTRTEDEMVTDNRTGGYGMYTETRMKTTIGKYNTLSKIEIPEEVLNVQR; encoded by the coding sequence ATGTTGAACAGATGGGGAAAAGTATTGCTGGTGGGAGTGGCCGTAGTGTTGGGCCTGGCTGGCTGTGCCAAAGATGGCACTGTGAAGGAAAGCCCGGAGCAAGAAGTGGCAGTGCCTACAGCAGAAGAGTTAATTGCGAAAATAACGGAAGCCGGCGAAGGGCTTAGCAGTTTCGTTCAGGAGTCGCAGACCTGGTCAAATATACATATGGCACAGAGCGAAAAGAAGGACCTGCAGTCTTCGGAGACGAATTCGACCACTGAGGTTGTGCTGAGCCCGCTGCAAATGCATCAGGCCAGCCGGATCAAATTATCAGGAAAAGGTGAACAGCTTATTGAGCAATATTACACTGATAACAGGCTGTTCATATCTATGGACGGACATTGGCGTGAAATGCCTAAGGATATATCCGGCAATATTGGGGGCATCGTGCTGCAGTCGGCCAGCCCCAGGGAGCGGATGGAGCAGCTTAAAACAATTCTTCCTTATTTGAAGGTAACAGAGGAAGGCGATGACTATGTACTGAGCGCCCGGGCATCCGGTGACCAAATGAAGGATTTTACAGCCTATTACCGGGTTCAGTACAGCAGTGTAGAGTTACCTGACCAGGAGATATCTGCTGTGAAGAGTATGAGCACAACGTACTGTGTTAACAAACAGACCTACCTGCCGACCCGGACAGAAGATGAAATGGTGACCGACAACAGAACTGGCGGGTATGGGATGTACACGGAGACGAGGATGAAGACAACCATAGGGAAGTATAATACCCTTTCCAAGATTGAAATTCCGGAAGAAGTGCTGAATGTACAGCGGTAA
- a CDS encoding sensor histidine kinase: protein MDRMKQPPRRTSILSYWTLRYLIIISIGLLLTALVTFWWIQQEAMNNRMQTTALLAQEIADRSVSSDGTMQISPTLAKLVEDRKRFFKLTLEMCVIITDPEGKLLFSEPSLTQEEMNHKLNDTLSGSRSPEFKAAVAQIQHGRETLGQVVVLQSKRSLRHIPQEEITFFSVLILFLIILSWLTIYLLSSKLAKPIQRVAAAASQISSGEYNIILDTGAKEREIHELLLSFQEMSGKLQQFEQSRAVMLAGVSHELKTPVTSIKGLVHAVREGVVEGDEAEEFLDIALKEAGRLQRMVADLLDYNALTAGIVAVRHDRLDAAPLLAEIVYQWKLTQCESVSEPVLQLPEKPLYVRGDPLRLQQIIVNLLNNSVQAALPGQNLQLTISLAAIPQGYAEITVTDNGPGISPDISGRIFEAFFRSSDKQSTLRGLGLGLTFSRLLAEAMGGSLVLGSSPAQGSTFELILPLHA, encoded by the coding sequence ATGGACCGTATGAAGCAGCCGCCGAGACGTACCTCCATCCTCTCCTACTGGACGCTCCGCTATCTGATTATTATCAGCATTGGGCTTCTGCTCACGGCACTGGTAACTTTCTGGTGGATTCAGCAGGAGGCGATGAACAACCGCATGCAGACCACCGCACTGCTCGCCCAGGAGATTGCAGACCGCAGTGTCAGCAGCGACGGAACCATGCAGATCAGCCCAACCTTGGCCAAGCTGGTGGAAGACCGCAAGCGCTTCTTCAAATTAACGCTGGAAATGTGCGTGATTATTACGGACCCGGAGGGTAAACTGCTCTTCTCTGAGCCGTCCCTGACCCAGGAAGAGATGAACCATAAGCTTAATGACACGCTGTCCGGCTCGCGAAGTCCGGAATTCAAGGCCGCGGTGGCCCAAATTCAGCATGGCCGCGAAACCCTGGGGCAGGTTGTCGTCCTCCAGTCCAAACGTTCGCTGCGCCATATCCCCCAGGAGGAGATTACCTTCTTCTCCGTTCTGATTCTGTTCCTGATCATCCTGAGCTGGCTGACCATCTACCTCTTGTCAAGCAAGCTGGCAAAGCCCATTCAGCGGGTAGCTGCCGCAGCGTCACAGATTAGCAGCGGGGAGTACAATATTATTCTGGACACAGGGGCCAAAGAGCGGGAAATCCATGAGCTGCTGCTCTCCTTCCAGGAGATGTCTGGCAAGCTGCAGCAATTCGAGCAGTCCAGGGCGGTTATGCTGGCCGGAGTTTCTCATGAGCTGAAAACACCAGTCACGTCCATCAAAGGACTGGTTCATGCCGTCCGAGAGGGTGTGGTTGAAGGCGATGAAGCCGAAGAATTCCTCGACATCGCCCTGAAGGAGGCGGGCCGGCTGCAGCGCATGGTGGCCGATCTGCTGGATTACAATGCCCTGACCGCCGGCATCGTGGCCGTCCGGCATGACCGGCTGGATGCCGCTCCGCTGCTGGCGGAGATCGTCTACCAGTGGAAGCTTACCCAGTGTGAATCGGTCAGTGAACCGGTGCTTCAGCTGCCCGAGAAGCCGCTCTATGTGCGGGGAGATCCCCTGCGCCTCCAGCAGATCATCGTAAATCTGCTGAACAACAGCGTACAGGCTGCACTTCCGGGACAAAATCTCCAGCTGACCATTAGCCTGGCCGCCATTCCGCAGGGATATGCCGAAATTACCGTCACCGATAACGGGCCGGGCATTTCGCCGGACATCAGCGGCAGAATCTTCGAAGCGTTCTTCCGCAGCAGTGACAAGCAGAGCACACTTCGCGGCCTGGGGCTGGGCCTGACCTTCAGCCGTCTGCTGGCCGAAGCGATGGGCGGAAGCCTGGTGCTGGGAAGCAGTCCCGCCCAAGGCTCCACCTTCGAGCTGATCCTGCCGCTCCATGCTTAA
- a CDS encoding response regulator transcription factor, which translates to MKSILIVEDEAAIARVLGAYLKKAGFQVTHAADGAAALEIFGASPPSLILLDIMLPNMDGFELLGQIRKISSCPVIMLTARDGIKDRLAGLDGGADDYMSKPFIPEEVVARVNAVLRRPSQWSDGSGKRHFGSLFVDFSARSVFLNNAEVSLSPRDMSVLLFLAERPNQICTRDQLIELVWEMDYEGSDRAVDLSIKRLRQALSHWPAEEGEIRTLRGTGYQLWTV; encoded by the coding sequence ATGAAATCCATTCTGATCGTTGAAGATGAGGCTGCGATTGCCCGTGTGCTAGGCGCCTATCTGAAAAAAGCCGGCTTCCAGGTTACCCATGCCGCCGACGGGGCAGCCGCACTTGAAATTTTCGGGGCATCGCCCCCTTCCCTTATATTGCTCGACATTATGCTGCCGAACATGGACGGCTTTGAACTGCTGGGCCAGATCCGCAAAATCAGCAGCTGTCCCGTCATCATGCTCACTGCCCGGGACGGCATTAAGGACCGGCTGGCCGGACTCGACGGCGGTGCCGACGATTATATGTCCAAGCCGTTCATCCCCGAAGAGGTTGTAGCCCGGGTGAACGCCGTGCTGCGCCGTCCTTCCCAGTGGTCGGACGGCAGCGGCAAACGCCACTTCGGCAGCCTGTTTGTCGATTTCAGCGCCCGCAGCGTCTTCCTGAATAACGCTGAGGTCAGTCTAAGCCCGCGCGATATGTCCGTCCTGCTGTTCCTGGCCGAGCGTCCAAATCAGATCTGCACCAGAGACCAGCTGATTGAGCTGGTGTGGGAGATGGACTATGAAGGCAGCGACCGGGCTGTCGATCTGTCCATCAAGAGACTGCGCCAGGCGCTCTCGCACTGGCCGGCTGAAGAAGGGGAGATCCGCACGCTGCGAGGGACGGGGTACCAGTTATGGACCGTATGA
- a CDS encoding YciI family protein, which translates to MNSVQAEEDICYVILLSPTQQDRRDMEIIRGHVQHLQELERRGQLVLCGPFNDAPGGMVIIRAESREEAEAVAERDPYVLSGIRSYELRTWSLSHAGNRHMGIAAD; encoded by the coding sequence ATGAATTCTGTTCAGGCGGAAGAGGATATTTGTTATGTTATTCTGTTAAGCCCCACACAGCAGGACCGCAGAGATATGGAGATTATCCGCGGGCATGTGCAGCATCTACAGGAGCTGGAACGCAGGGGTCAGTTGGTGCTATGCGGGCCGTTTAACGATGCTCCCGGCGGGATGGTAATTATCCGGGCAGAATCCCGGGAAGAGGCAGAGGCGGTTGCGGAGCGTGATCCGTATGTTCTCTCAGGCATCCGCAGCTACGAGCTCCGCACCTGGAGCCTGTCACATGCAGGCAACAGGCACATGGGCATAGCCGCGGATTGA
- a CDS encoding spore germination protein, producing MLSSVISHVPGWDVFFQAGIALLFPLAVSRLYKALYSLVGSGRAVESPGSSVKKRKEQSGAPVSSSSQVRQGFSGNYTADLQSIKSAIGRNSDLHFKEFTITRLQKQAVLIYVDGMQNDRNLNLQIMQFLMFEATADSFFASGLAGQRLPFSQLSEASDLADFNQSVLYGYAGLLIEGLPQGLLIQPPEADSRSLDEPVSEALLRGPRLGFSESLNENTSILRRQGRSDQLEIVTHRSGNRIQKDLVIAYMKDIVNPELLQEVESRISKLDIDFLAESGYIEQLIEDNYLSPFQQVQNTERPDRVISALLEGRIAILLDGTPFALIVPVTFSMLLQSPEDYYERWLPGSLLRMLRFAASFLALMAPALYISFISFHPGLIPTELALSIIETRQGVPFPSIIEVLILEVSIEILREAGIRLPKPVGPAMGIVGGLIIGDAAVNAGIVSPFLVIVVAVTAISSFSIPMYSAGITLRILRFVGMGFAALLGMFGTILFFLLICSHLTKLKSFGVPYLTPVSPFRARDWKDLFFRAPLTLMKRRPAMMKTLDSKRKS from the coding sequence TTGTTATCTTCCGTTATTTCTCATGTCCCCGGCTGGGATGTCTTTTTTCAGGCGGGAATTGCACTGCTGTTCCCTCTGGCTGTAAGCCGTCTTTATAAAGCACTGTATTCCCTGGTAGGCAGTGGCAGAGCGGTGGAGTCGCCGGGCAGCAGCGTGAAGAAACGCAAGGAGCAATCCGGTGCTCCGGTGTCCTCCTCTTCGCAAGTCCGGCAAGGCTTCAGCGGGAATTATACCGCAGACCTTCAGTCTATTAAGTCGGCTATCGGAAGGAACTCTGATCTCCATTTCAAGGAATTTACTATAACCAGGCTGCAGAAACAGGCGGTGCTTATTTATGTAGACGGCATGCAGAACGATAGAAATCTGAATTTGCAGATTATGCAGTTTCTGATGTTCGAGGCAACAGCTGATTCCTTCTTCGCTTCCGGATTAGCCGGACAACGCCTGCCGTTCAGCCAGCTGAGCGAGGCCAGCGATCTGGCGGACTTCAATCAGTCCGTCCTGTACGGATATGCCGGACTGCTGATTGAGGGGCTGCCGCAAGGCCTGCTGATCCAGCCCCCGGAAGCAGACAGCCGTTCACTGGACGAGCCTGTTTCGGAAGCACTGCTGCGCGGACCCCGGCTGGGCTTCTCTGAGTCGCTAAATGAGAACACCTCCATCTTACGCCGCCAGGGCAGGAGTGATCAGCTGGAGATAGTCACTCACCGGTCCGGTAACCGGATTCAGAAGGATCTGGTTATCGCTTATATGAAGGATATTGTCAATCCGGAGCTGCTGCAGGAAGTCGAGTCACGCATCTCCAAACTGGATATCGATTTTCTTGCAGAATCGGGATATATCGAGCAGCTGATCGAAGACAATTATTTAAGTCCTTTCCAGCAGGTACAGAACACTGAACGTCCTGACAGGGTGATCAGTGCGCTGCTGGAAGGACGGATTGCGATTCTGCTGGACGGAACCCCCTTCGCGCTGATTGTTCCGGTTACCTTCAGCATGCTGCTGCAATCTCCGGAAGACTATTATGAACGCTGGCTGCCGGGATCGCTTCTGCGGATGCTGCGCTTCGCGGCCTCCTTTCTGGCGCTGATGGCCCCGGCTCTCTATATATCGTTCATTTCCTTTCATCCCGGACTGATCCCGACGGAGCTGGCACTCTCTATTATTGAGACCCGCCAAGGAGTCCCTTTCCCCTCAATAATCGAAGTGCTGATTCTTGAGGTTTCGATTGAAATTCTGCGCGAAGCCGGCATCCGGCTGCCTAAACCGGTCGGTCCGGCAATGGGTATCGTCGGCGGCCTCATTATTGGCGATGCTGCCGTAAATGCAGGGATCGTCAGCCCCTTCCTGGTCATTGTCGTTGCAGTCACCGCGATCTCCTCCTTCTCTATTCCAATGTACAGTGCCGGAATAACGCTGCGGATTCTCCGCTTTGTCGGGATGGGATTTGCGGCCCTGCTGGGGATGTTCGGTACAATCCTCTTCTTCCTGCTGATCTGCAGCCATCTCACCAAGCTCAAGAGCTTCGGTGTGCCCTACCTGACGCCTGTATCCCCGTTTCGGGCAAGGGACTGGAAGGACCTGTTCTTCCGTGCACCGCTTACTCTGATGAAACGCAGACCGGCAATGATGAAGACGCTGGACAGCAAACGTAAATCGTAG
- a CDS encoding amidase family protein, translating into MSFEIVEATIPEIQAALAAGEITSKELVLMYYERIADHDKNGLTINSVLEINPDALFIAESLDVERALQGPRGPMHGIPVLLKDNINTGDKMHTSAGSLALADSFAGEDAFIVTKLREAGAIIMGKANMTEFANFMTNGMPSGYSSRGGQVLNPYNISTPTGGSSAGSAVAVACNFCTVSVGTETSGSILNPGNLGSIVGIKPTVGMLSRSGILPLSNTQDTAGPMGRTVRDAVLLLNAMLGRDNSDAAMGTSAGRLHEDYTEFLDLNGLQGARIGIPRDYYFEELTEEQLALFNASVDRMRELGATIIDPADIRTAREIKYSSVVLNEFKTSINAYLARLGPGSKVRTLKDIIDFNHAHPVETLRYGQATLIDAEYTSSGTLTEPQYLRDRATDLKLCKEQGIDATMKEYQLDALLFPADFGARITSRSGYPSIVVPSGYTSAGAPFGVTFSAQAYQEPLLIKLAYAYEQNYKVRKAPSLQSFI; encoded by the coding sequence ATGAGTTTTGAAATCGTAGAGGCTACAATCCCGGAAATTCAGGCCGCACTGGCAGCCGGAGAGATCACTTCCAAAGAACTGGTTCTCATGTATTATGAGCGCATTGCCGATCATGACAAAAACGGCCTGACGATTAACTCCGTGCTGGAGATCAATCCGGATGCGCTGTTCATTGCGGAATCTTTGGATGTGGAACGTGCGCTGCAGGGTCCAAGAGGCCCGATGCATGGCATTCCGGTCTTGCTCAAGGACAATATCAATACAGGGGATAAAATGCATACCAGTGCGGGATCGCTGGCTTTGGCGGATTCTTTTGCCGGGGAAGATGCCTTTATCGTTACGAAGCTGCGCGAGGCCGGAGCCATCATCATGGGCAAAGCGAACATGACGGAATTCGCCAACTTCATGACGAATGGCATGCCGTCAGGTTACAGCTCACGCGGAGGCCAGGTGCTGAACCCTTACAATATCTCGACTCCGACCGGCGGCTCCAGCGCCGGCTCCGCTGTAGCCGTCGCCTGTAATTTCTGCACAGTATCGGTGGGAACCGAAACCTCCGGCTCCATCCTCAATCCCGGCAATCTCGGGTCGATTGTGGGAATTAAGCCGACGGTAGGCATGCTCAGCCGCTCCGGCATTCTTCCGCTGTCGAACACGCAGGATACTGCCGGGCCAATGGGAAGAACAGTCCGTGATGCTGTTCTGCTGCTGAATGCCATGCTCGGCCGGGACAACAGTGATGCGGCGATGGGCACTAGCGCGGGAAGGCTGCATGAGGATTATACGGAATTCCTTGATCTGAACGGTCTGCAGGGTGCGAGGATCGGCATTCCCCGGGACTACTATTTCGAAGAATTAACGGAAGAACAGCTGGCACTGTTCAACGCTTCCGTGGACAGAATGCGTGAGCTTGGCGCAACAATCATCGACCCTGCTGACATCCGCACCGCGCGCGAGATCAAATATTCCTCCGTGGTGCTGAACGAGTTCAAAACCTCCATTAACGCTTATCTGGCCCGGCTCGGCCCGGGTTCGAAGGTACGGACCCTAAAGGATATCATTGACTTCAACCATGCCCATCCGGTAGAAACGCTGCGCTATGGTCAAGCTACACTGATCGATGCCGAATATACCTCTTCAGGCACTCTGACAGAGCCGCAGTATTTGCGTGACCGCGCCACGGATCTGAAGCTCTGCAAGGAGCAGGGCATCGACGCGACCATGAAGGAGTACCAGCTGGATGCCCTGCTGTTCCCGGCCGACTTTGGCGCACGGATCACCTCCAGATCAGGATATCCCTCCATCGTCGTGCCTTCCGGCTACACCTCGGCCGGTGCCCCGTTCGGAGTGACGTTCTCGGCCCAGGCTTATCAGGAGCCGCTGCTGATCAAGCTGGCCTATGCCTATGAGCAGAATTACAAGGTCCGCAAGGCACCTTCGCTGCAGAGCTTTATTTAA
- a CDS encoding YceI family protein, which yields MKKKTWVWAATGVVIVGAITAFTLLNNSLGNNVEIESVIPAQEQGTNNSGTGVANAAAATGAAVTSEQLNGAWNIADTSKVYWSVTTSKETVNFVDASVQGTWNVNLDDSASMTGKGSIEMSALDSGEGQRDEHVKSADFLNVEEFPQSTFTVSSFSELPAEWTEGTAVPVQMTGTLTVKGIEKEVTFDSQAVYSGGQLMLSGTTTVTFADFGMKNPHSIVLDTENDLEVRLELVLSK from the coding sequence ATGAAGAAGAAAACATGGGTGTGGGCAGCCACAGGCGTTGTAATCGTGGGGGCAATCACAGCATTTACGTTACTGAACAACAGCCTGGGCAATAACGTGGAAATCGAGTCCGTCATTCCTGCACAGGAACAGGGAACGAATAACTCGGGAACGGGAGTAGCGAATGCGGCGGCGGCAACAGGCGCTGCAGTTACATCAGAACAATTAAACGGTGCCTGGAATATTGCCGACACTTCGAAAGTATACTGGTCGGTTACGACCTCCAAAGAAACGGTCAATTTCGTAGATGCTTCCGTTCAAGGGACATGGAATGTCAATCTGGATGACTCAGCCTCCATGACAGGCAAAGGTTCGATAGAGATGAGTGCGCTGGATTCCGGAGAAGGACAACGGGACGAGCATGTAAAAAGCGCGGATTTCCTGAATGTAGAAGAGTTCCCGCAGTCGACATTTACGGTGAGCTCCTTCTCTGAGCTGCCGGCGGAATGGACGGAAGGGACTGCGGTGCCGGTACAGATGACGGGTACGCTTACCGTAAAAGGAATAGAGAAAGAGGTTACCTTCGATTCGCAGGCAGTGTACAGCGGTGGACAGCTTATGCTGTCGGGGACGACAACCGTAACCTTTGCAGACTTCGGTATGAAGAACCCGCACTCGATCGTGCTGGATACTGAGAATGATCTTGAAGTGCGTCTGGAGCTTGTGCTAAGCAAGTAA
- a CDS encoding DUF1273 domain-containing protein yields MTTLLVTGYRAHELGIFDNKHQGIAYIKKALAARLIPLIEDGVDWIITPGQYGVDLWACEVVLELKRKYPLLKLGIITAHANPEEKWKEDKQNEYRRIVAGADYYGAVSNAPYDGSWQFRARDNLLFRKSDAILLFYDEDAAEGSAKYFKERALKLHAESDYGLYLMFAEEIQNIADEENQRDFE; encoded by the coding sequence ATGACAACCCTACTGGTAACAGGCTACCGTGCGCATGAGCTCGGGATTTTTGACAATAAGCATCAGGGTATCGCCTATATCAAAAAAGCGCTAGCCGCAAGGCTGATTCCTCTCATTGAGGACGGAGTGGATTGGATCATTACTCCCGGCCAATATGGTGTGGATCTTTGGGCCTGCGAGGTGGTACTGGAGCTGAAGCGTAAATATCCGCTTCTGAAGCTGGGGATCATTACGGCTCATGCCAACCCGGAAGAGAAGTGGAAAGAGGACAAGCAGAACGAATACCGGAGGATTGTGGCCGGAGCGGATTATTATGGAGCGGTAAGCAATGCCCCTTATGACGGCAGCTGGCAGTTCCGGGCCAGAGATAATCTGCTGTTCCGCAAAAGCGATGCCATTCTGCTGTTCTATGATGAGGATGCCGCTGAAGGAAGCGCGAAATATTTCAAGGAACGGGCACTGAAGCTGCATGCGGAGAGCGACTATGGCCTCTATCTGATGTTTGCGGAGGAAATCCAGAATATTGCCGACGAGGAAAACCAGCGGGATTTTGAATAA